CACATTTCAATTCGCATCTCCGATCGAGTTTCAAGGCTCTTCGACCATTCGACCTGCACCCCCTTCTCCTCAAGACCGATCCGTCTATTTTTTGCATCTTCACTTAGCACCGAGGCGTTTATATTCGGCAAAAGGAAAGCGCTTTCCTCGTCTCGAACTTTTGATTCGTGCCCCTCGGCATTTTCTGGCTGTCGCATCTTTTCTTGCTCGCATTTGATCTCGTCGCAACCCTCTCCGTTGGGCTCAGAGTTGCACGGCTGGACCGGTTACTCCCAATCTTCTTTGCAGGGCAGACCAGGCAGTTCCAAAGGCCTTGCAGTGTTTCAGTAGGGATATGATCGCTAGCATGCTCTCCGGCATTGTCCAAACTGGCTATAGCATTTGCCTCCCCATCCAATCGACTCTTTGGCGACTGGCTCTGCTTCGCCAAGTGTGCTCCCCGGTTTCCTTGGacttccttctttttttttgtgaatATTTGATTTCAGCGTGTTCATTCTTCAGTGTATCCTACTGTTCCCACCATCCTTTGGCCCTTTCTTGAGATCTCATTGGcctctgctttcttttttccttgtATCATAATCGCCTTGCTCCTACAGAGTACATATATAGCTTACTGCGCACATACCATGAAGAGGCCAAGAGATGGTTGCTCACTTTCAATTGGATGATTTGGTTTTGATTGCCTTTACCACTTGATTCTGCCGAAGTTGTAATCCACGAAGCTGCTAGGAAGCCCTCTTTATTAAGGTACTGCAGCCTAATGCTGACATTGACGAGTAGATAGAGGCCTCATCGACATGCGTAAGACTGATCCTTGAATGGGCTCCTTCTTCATTGCGTATATATCTGACCGATACCTTTTTAAATACATACTGTTGACACCAATGATGAATCGGAAACTGCATACAGTAGGTACTCGGATGAAAAAGCTACCCAAAAGTCCCACAACCAAgctttgagagagtttgccctctccagatgtttgccagcccagcagtcatgtgtcttgagggttttcTCCCAGTCAtgggtttccctcttcccctgTTTCCTATGTTTCTCCCCAAACCCCTTCAATTCCAGATGTTTCGCCTCCAGATTACTTGCTTACCTTTAGACCTGTAGTTTGTCAAGCTTTGAGGGTATGCACGAGGTATTTACATGGTACCATCACCACCTTCACTACCGCCACTGGAGCCCAGGAACTTCAATCATTCCCTGTATCTATGTTTCAATCCAAGAAACACTACCGGGTATTCTAGCGCAGGGTGCCTACCTAGGTAGTATGGTACTATTCTAATCAGTTGATATGAGTACTTGTGTCGGTGTCAAGAGTCTGAAATACCGCAGCACCTACATATTGGTCAAATGGATACAACAAATCAAATATACACGAGCCATCATACAGACACAATCACTTTGAATATATGGGAATTCGACCATCTGAGGCGCTAACCGTGTATTTGGTGCCCAGATTCGGAGTCTACAATCTGTAGTTCTTATCTATCGGACGGGACCTCCATTCTAGCGGGAGATCATTGGGATATAACTTGACTGTGCTACCTGGGCAATTGCATTTACTGGAGCTAGATTGATATACACTAGTACACTACGTATACTGGATCCGCATTTGTACCTGTCTCACAAGGTATGCCCAGGGCATGGCCGATAGGTTGGGAAGACTCATGGGTAGTGCTCTCAAGGTATATCTAGGCTCGTGCGACAACAGGACCTCGTCCAACTGACTACATAAAAACTCATGTAGAAGCCTAGGAGATGAGACATCAATATTTGCGAGTCGAGTCCCATTACAATTTTGAGACTGCATTTATAGAAACCTCTGGACatcttatattttttttctgcccaGAGGGGTTTATTTTTCATTGATGGCACAAGACTGAGCGGAAACGGTCCATACTAGACGGTGCGTAACCCACGATCAACTGCACGGGGAAATCTTTCTGACCAGACGATTTGGGAAAACAACCCTGACGTAGGTCTGGTGATGGTgaaccgaaaaaaaagggtggTGTAAAACATTGCGGAAGAGGCACGGTCCAAGATCTGTGTCAGTTGGACAAGGACAGATGCCAATGATACAGAAAATcgcaaagagggagagggggaaaagtAATGCAGAGctgtggggggagggggaaagagttCAAGACTATCAAGGTTTGAACAAAAACCTCCAGTGAAAAAGAGTTTCCAGAAAGACGGCATCATAACCTGCAAATAGTCCGATCAATTGACTACTTTGCAACAGCCTGACCAAAGTAGAGAGGCGTAACAAGAGGTCTTTCCATCAACATTCCGAGAAAATGACAGAGgggcttttcttttgttgacCTGCACACAAGTCGCATCTGTCATCCTTCAGCTGTTGATTGGAGTCGCTGCTGATGAAGTATATCCCATGTCTATAGCTTCACGTCTAGTagaccttcttcttctcgtccATGCTGAGTTGGCCAGGGCCCATGTTCACCAACAGGAGAAGGCCGCCACTgaagtaaaaaaaaacaattagaaaagaaaagagattgATGATAAATTGGTGCGGGAGAGTTGAGAACTTACACAATAGACAGAATTTGGAAGAAGTCGTACTTGGCGAAGTCCTTGTGTGGGTGGTGGGGGTGCAACTGTTTCAAGTTAGTCAAGACTGCCATAAGTCGATCAAACATTGTGGGGAAAGGATGGGGAGGAATTACCGTCCAAAAGTTGTTGACCAGAACGTTGAACACACTCAGCAACACAACGAGAATGGTAGCGCTCCACTTGGCCTTAAATCCAACAATGACCATCACGCAGGCCACAAGGCCAAACAGACTGACCACGATGCGCCAGAAGCTCCACGAGCCAGAGAAGACGAAGccaatgaaaaggaaaatcagCAGAACACGTCCAGCGAACTGAACATACATCTTGCGGTCCTTCTCATCAAGCTGAGGCAAGCCAGCGGGCACGAACTTCTTGCGCACCCACGAGTCCGACAGAACCATCAACAAAACCACCGACAACACTCAGGTTACgaaggaagaaattcaaatcaagatGAGACCATATCCAAGACCTTGGTGATGACAACACCCAGGAGACCAGCCACGGCGTATTCGGTGCGCTTGCGAGCAATAACCAGGAAAGAACAGACAGACATGGCGATCACGTTGATGATCAAGAACATGTGCGTGATTCCCCACGGAAACTAAGTGTAAAGAAAAGATTCCGGTCAGACTGAGCTCCGATGCTGGAAAAAAGTCGATTGATTCGACGGGAGTTGAACCCAGCAAACGCGGCATTCAGGGAAGAACGCTCGGGAGGGAGAGGTCACGCAGCATTcgacggggggggggggggggggggggggggggggggctcttACTCTTCCGAAGTCACGCAGGTACACGAGCTGGTCGCTCCATTGTGTAAGAATTCGTAGCGAGTCCTCGATGAAAGTAACCACGATCAGGAACCGGCCGATCGCAGGGAGGTATCTAGTGTTGAGAAAAATTCCGAGTCAGTCTGTGTGCTCGCCATGTCCCTTGTTTACGGGACAGGTCCCATTTCGGTCCTCGAGTTGCATGGCGCCCGGCCACAAGATGGAAGGGTCGATGATCAATGGGATTTCAGGAGCGCACGTACGGCTTCACGGGGTCTGCCAGCGAGTCCAGCCAGTCTTCGATCTTGCTGGTTTGCTCACGAATCGCGTCAAGCGGGCTGGGGTCGCTGGTGGCATCTGCGCTACTGGGCCCGCCAAACGGGTTCTGGTGGCCGAGGTTGTAGCCCGCGGTGCCACGGATTTGGGCCATGGCGAAGGATGATAGAGTGATGAAGAGTGTGAAGGTGGGAAAGGATGGACAaacagaaaggaaaagattGAAGCAGGAGTAGAAAAGGGCGAAGGGAGTGTAGAGAGGGATGAATCGAGGGAGCAAATACGTAGTGGAGACGAGAGCTATACAAAGCAGTCCTCTTCAGGCCACGATACCCGAAACTTGGCGCTAACCCCGATTGGGATGGTGTGACGACAAAAGGGTCCAAAACATGGGCGCATTCTATTCATACGAGGACATTCTGATGGATTCCAGGTCATTGTCAACGGCCTACATTCTCCAACACACTTCACGACACCGTGAAAACGTTTCCAAGTCAGACAAGCATGATTCATTTTAATACAGTTCACAGTagaaacaaaaaataaaaaaaagtcatAGCAACATGTCCTGGATCTGCTCCTCCCATCCCCTCGCGTGATCCCGAAGGGGAGGGTGATCGCCCCCAGCCACACACTCTGAGGTACGAAAATTGGGAGCCACTCGCGACCATATTCAGTCGCATTGAGGACAGAGGAAAAGAGGGCTCACGCTGTCacttgaaggagaagaacacTGTGGGAACGCCAGAGCCAAGTGAGTCGGTAATAGATACATGGTCGAAAGGGTTCGCAGATGTAGGGGGAAATAATGGGTTTTTGAAGGAACGGGATTAGAAAGACATGGCCGCTCAAGCAGCCCAGTCGGAGTCCAGAGGGTGACCCTTTCCACGAGACTGGAGGATAGCCGGAAGATAAGTGGGAGTCACGGTGACACGGGGTTCGACCGGAAGAGGCGCTTCGGGCACAGGCTGAGATTCTGAGGCGCTGGCCTCGCTCACACTTTCATCAGCCTTgccccccttcttcttcgtgaCTTTCTTGCTGGAGACGGTCGTCCAGTCATCGTCTCCGTTGGAGGCACCGAGAATGCGCAGTTGCTC
This genomic window from Penicillium oxalicum strain HP7-1 chromosome III, whole genome shotgun sequence contains:
- a CDS encoding Surfeit locus protein, giving the protein MAQIRGTAGYNLGHQNPFGGPSSADATSDPSPLDAIREQTSKIEDWLDSLADPVKPYLPAIGRFLIVVTFIEDSLRILTQWSDQLVYLRDFGRFPWGITHMFLIINVIAMSVCSFLVIARKRTEYAVAGLLGVVITKVLDMLDEKDRKMYVQFAGRVLLIFLFIGFVFSGSWSFWRIVVSLFGLVACVMVIVGFKAKWSATILVVLLSVFNVLVNNFWTLHPHHPHKDFAKYDFFQILSIVGGLLLLVNMGPGQLSMDEKKKVY